A window from Kluyveromyces lactis strain NRRL Y-1140 chromosome E complete sequence encodes these proteins:
- a CDS encoding ferric reductase family protein (weakly similar to uniprot|Q08905 Saccharomyces cerevisiae YOR381w FRE3 protein Ferric reductase, reduces siderophore-bound iron prior to uptake by transporters), whose translation MQVRCRNSLVVFFIFLSSWCHAAKYTFLSKEESVYWACLDALQAYTFNNDLGSLYAPNCQPTRNRFQSWLICNVDNQKPDRLDSMLEKMIKRCQYSKPVYNHTVESLHELYAKVKSEAIDVDNTPGFNASTNLTSPIIAPRRKVKRYTRAYVTRAQSQKHTRLYGGAIFIYFAGCMFIGGLVTWSRILCPKLVEKIVGPKINMFRRLFTIPPANTKHTQILRWKKLILGIIPTRAETYILFGYFALNVILSCINYDIFSDNFYTTSKHQVAMQTSSLVQYRTGVMSTIHTPAVFLLSGRNNLLLYLTGWPYETFLVYHKWIARGMWVHALIHSACWTYLEMDYLAMSWEEQYWYWGAIATITGGLMLFLASAYFRIRWYETFKTIHFLFSALYISGLWYHLRIFSGQWMEYVYASIAVWCADHFFRVCRLLWFGVFSKADCELFEEDNTIKIKVPRPKTWKPFPGAFVYIYFMRPYGFWQSHPFTILAHDDDSDGKHIYIYAKVKEGLTKSLAKSLANTSNKSQSINVLVEGPYGLEAPLKNYSNSIIITGGNGVPTGYSNYDALTKPLSESSTDTVKWIWIIRDTSPLEWFREELLRLQDRLGEINIYITQPTQQIVDSSASSAGETDSEKKLDVKESTQDCEINFFKQFSRINFLFGRPDLQSLIVEDLHNAIGSTAILSCGPGPMNDQIRDTVANNLDVSKYRVDYFEEAQVW comes from the coding sequence ATGCAAGTTCGCTGCCGAAATTCCCTGGTTGTGTTCTTCATATTTTTATCATCTTGGTGTCATGCAGCCAAATACACTTTCCTATCCAAGGAGGAGAGTGTGTACTGGGCATGCTTAGACGCATTGCAGGCATATACCTTCAACAACGATCTTGGTTCCCTTTACGCACCAAATTGTCAACCGACAAGAAACAGATTCCAGTCCTGGCTTATTTGCAACGTTGATAACCAGAAACCCGATCGTTTAGATAGTATGTTGgagaaaatgataaaaagaTGTCAGTATAGTAAGCCTGTATACAACCATACCGTCGAGAGCTTGCATGAACTGTATGCAAAAGTTAAATCAGAAGCTATTGACGTCGATAATACGCCAGGATTCAATGCATCCACAAATCTGACTTCTCCCATCATTGCGCCAAGAAGGAAAGTGAAGCGTTACACTAGAGCCTACGTGACCAGAGCACAATCGCAAAAGCATACCAGGCTTTATGGTGGTGCCATATTCATTTATTTTGCTGGATGTATGTTTATTGGAGGATTGGTTACTTGGTCTAGAATATTGTGTCCAAaacttgttgaaaaaatcgTTGGACCCAAGATAAACATGTTCAGAAGGTTGTTCACCATCCCACCGGCAAATACCAAACATACGCAAATCCTTAGATGGAAAAAGTTGATCTTAGGTATTATTCCTACAAGGGCAGAGACGTACATTTTGTTCGGTTATTTTGCTTTGAACGTGATTCTAAGTTGTATCAATTACGATATCTTTTCTGACAACTTCTACACCACTAGTAAACATCAGGTAGCCATGCAAACATCTAGCTTGGTTCAGTATAGAACAGGGGTGATGTCAACAATCCATACACCTGCTGTGTTCCTACTATCTGGTAGAAATAACCTATTGTTGTATTTAACTGGGTGGCCATACGAAACTTTCTTGGTGTATCATAAATGGATTGCAAGAGGGATGTGGGTTCATGCATTAATCCATTCTGCTTGTTGGACATACCTTGAAATGGACTATCTTGCTATGAGCTGGGAAGAGCAGTATTGGTATTGGGGTGCAATTGCAACAATCACTGGTGGCTTAATGTTATTCTTAGCGTCTGCATATTTCCGTATCAGATGGTATGAAACCTTCAAGACTATTCactttttattttctgCTTTGTACATCTCCGGGTTATGGTATCACTTAAGAATCTTTAGCGGCCAATGGATGGAATACGTGTATGCTTCCATTGCTGTTTGGTGTGCAGACCATTTTTTCAGAGTCTGCCGTTTACTATGGTTTGGAGTATTCAGCAAAGCAGATTGCGAATTGTTCGAGGAAGATAACAcaatcaaaatcaaagtTCCGAGACCAAAGACTTGGAAACCGTTCCCAGGTGCTTTTGTCTACATTTACTTCATGAGACCATACGGATTTTGGCAATCGCATCCATTCACCATCTTAGCTCATGACGACGACAGTGACGGGAAACACATTTACATATACGCCAAGGTAAAGGAAGGTCTCACCAAATCCTTAGCTAAGAGTCTAGCCAACACATCTAATAAAAGCCAATCGATCAACGTTTTAGTTGAAGGCCCTTACGGACTAGAAGCCCCATTGAAGAACTATTCCAATtctatcatcatcactgGTGGAAATGGTGTACCAACTGGATACTCCAATTACGATGCCTTAACGAAACCACTTTCTGAAAGTTCCACCGATACTGTTAAATGGATCTGGATCATTAGAGACACTTCGCCACTGGAATGGTTTAGAGAAGAGCTATTGAGACTCCAAGACCGGCTAGGTGAGATCAACATCTATATTACCCAGCCGACACAGCAAATCGTAGATTCTTCTGCGTCATCTGCTGGCGAAACAGActctgaaaagaaactcGACGTCAAAGAATCAACTCAAGATTGCgaaatcaattttttcaagcAATTTTCCAGAATAAACTTCTTATTCGGTAGACCAGACTTACAATCCTTAATTGTGGAAGATCTTCACAACGCTATTGGTTCTACAGCAATTTTGAGTTGCGGTCCAGGACCAATGAACGATCAAATCAGAGATACAGTGGCAAACAACTTAGATGTTTCCAAATACAGAGTTGACTATTTCGAAGAGGCTCAAGTATGGTGA